In Paenibacillus sp. FSL R7-0345, a single window of DNA contains:
- a CDS encoding FtsW/RodA/SpoVE family cell cycle protein, with protein sequence MLQRIKKIDGIIVIVLLLLMAVSMLSIYSVTHGRAEDGFHIQMAQYYAAGFVVFFGLSLFDYRILVRYAIYIYILGIGILVLVSLFGTVKFGARAWLEIGGFSFQPAELFKLILILALSALLVRLGRSQLRFWRDVVPLSLVGLLPFGIVILQNDMGNALSYMVILVGLLWIGRIKASHALIGLLIAGGAFGAFVYSYINYHEQTADFLSATIGREHFIKRFDPWLVPERASSDDSYQTRNARIAIGSGGLSGEGYLEGSSVQSNKIPVLYSDAIFAQIAEEFGFIGAAVLLMLFFILIHRMILFALECKDKAGPFLIIGIIAMLLYQILENIGAYIGLMPLTGITLPFISFGGTSVLINMASMGIAMSVHIYGRDVEEELPVPAMYF encoded by the coding sequence ATGCTGCAAAGAATTAAAAAGATAGACGGGATAATCGTAATCGTGCTGCTCCTGCTGATGGCTGTCAGCATGTTGTCGATATACAGCGTTACCCATGGCCGGGCTGAGGACGGCTTCCATATCCAGATGGCCCAATATTACGCGGCGGGCTTTGTCGTTTTTTTCGGATTATCCTTATTCGATTACCGGATTCTGGTCAGGTATGCAATATATATTTACATTCTGGGGATCGGGATTCTAGTGCTGGTCAGTTTGTTTGGAACCGTAAAGTTTGGCGCCAGAGCCTGGCTGGAAATTGGGGGCTTCAGCTTCCAGCCGGCTGAACTGTTCAAGCTGATTCTGATTTTGGCGCTGTCGGCCCTGCTGGTCCGGCTTGGCCGGAGCCAACTCCGGTTCTGGCGTGATGTTGTACCGCTTAGCCTGGTTGGCCTGCTGCCGTTTGGTATCGTTATTCTCCAGAATGACATGGGGAATGCCCTTAGCTATATGGTTATTCTCGTCGGCCTGTTGTGGATAGGCAGGATCAAGGCTTCACACGCGCTGATCGGGCTGCTGATAGCCGGAGGCGCTTTTGGGGCTTTTGTTTACAGCTATATTAACTATCATGAGCAAACGGCGGATTTTTTGAGCGCAACGATCGGCCGGGAGCATTTTATCAAACGCTTTGACCCCTGGCTGGTGCCGGAGCGGGCCAGCAGTGATGACAGCTACCAGACGCGAAATGCGCGGATCGCTATTGGCTCAGGCGGCCTGAGCGGGGAAGGTTATCTTGAGGGCAGTTCAGTCCAGTCTAATAAAATACCAGTGCTGTACTCTGATGCCATTTTTGCGCAAATTGCTGAGGAATTCGGGTTTATTGGCGCAGCGGTGCTGCTGATGCTGTTTTTTATCCTGATTCACCGGATGATTCTATTCGCGTTGGAATGCAAGGATAAGGCCGGGCCTTTTCTGATCATTGGCATAATTGCGATGCTGCTGTATCAGATTCTGGAGAATATCGGAGCCTATATCGGCCTGATGCCGCTTACGGGTATTACGCTGCCGTTCATCAGCTTTGGGGGCACTTCGGTTCTGATTAATATGGCGAGTATGGGCATTGCCATGAGTGTGCATATATACGGCCGGGATGTGGAGGAGGAGCTGCCTGTCCCCGCAATGTATTTTTAA
- a CDS encoding FtsW/RodA/SpoVE family cell cycle protein: protein MLQKIKKIDGVIVVVLLLLMVISILSIYSVTHGRDGLNGHHIKMIKFYILGLVAFLGMTFIDYRLIVKYALYIYITGIGILVLVSFIGKTQNGAQGWLKIGSLSIQPAELFKLILILFLAAVLFRKNKNKLLFWKDVVPLGLLTLLPFVIVISQNDLGNALSYIVILAGLLWIGNIKFSHALIGIVLVAGTAIAGIMSYIHYHDELKTFLTDIGRSHWVERFDPWLVPEKATAKASYHTKNAKLAIASGGMSGEGYMNGSSVQTDRVPYTYSDSIFVQIAEEFGFVGSALLLLLYFILIHRMILIALEAKDRSGPFLIVGVVAMILYQIFENIGAFIGLMPLTGITLPFISFGGTSLMINMASIGLIMSVRLHGQEVEEDLPAPAVYPAAAKQG, encoded by the coding sequence ATGCTTCAGAAGATTAAAAAGATTGACGGCGTTATCGTAGTCGTTCTATTGCTGCTGATGGTTATCAGCATTCTCTCTATATACAGTGTGACCCACGGAAGAGACGGCCTGAACGGTCATCATATTAAAATGATCAAGTTCTATATCCTTGGCCTGGTTGCTTTTCTGGGCATGACGTTCATTGATTACCGGCTGATCGTCAAATATGCACTTTATATCTATATAACCGGTATCGGAATTCTGGTGCTGGTCAGTTTTATCGGCAAAACCCAGAATGGTGCCCAGGGCTGGCTGAAGATCGGAAGCCTGAGCATCCAGCCGGCGGAGCTGTTTAAGCTGATCCTGATTCTGTTTCTGGCGGCGGTGCTGTTCCGCAAAAATAAGAACAAGCTGCTGTTCTGGAAGGATGTCGTGCCGCTCGGGCTATTGACTCTACTGCCGTTCGTGATTGTAATCAGCCAGAACGACCTTGGTAATGCCTTGTCTTATATCGTCATTTTGGCCGGCCTGCTGTGGATCGGAAATATCAAATTCTCGCATGCGCTGATCGGAATTGTGCTCGTAGCGGGAACGGCAATTGCCGGAATAATGAGTTATATCCATTATCACGATGAGCTGAAGACCTTTCTGACCGATATCGGCCGTTCGCACTGGGTTGAACGGTTTGACCCTTGGCTCGTCCCTGAAAAAGCGACGGCTAAAGCCAGTTACCACACCAAGAATGCGAAGCTGGCTATAGCCTCAGGCGGCATGAGCGGGGAGGGTTATATGAACGGAAGCTCGGTGCAGACCGACCGCGTACCGTATACGTATTCTGACTCGATCTTTGTGCAGATTGCCGAGGAGTTCGGCTTTGTCGGCTCTGCTCTGCTGCTGCTGCTGTATTTTATCCTGATTCACCGGATGATTCTGATAGCCCTGGAGGCCAAGGACCGCAGCGGACCTTTTCTGATTGTCGGTGTTGTGGCGATGATTCTGTATCAGATATTTGAAAATATCGGTGCATTTATCGGCCTGATGCCGCTCACGGGGATTACGCTGCCGTTCATCAGCTTCGGGGGAACCTCACTGATGATTAATATGGCAAGTATCGGCCTTATCATGAGTGTTCGCCTGCACGGGCAGGAAGTGGAGGAGGATCTGCCGGCTCCTGCTGTCTACCCGGCTGCCGCTAAGCAAGGATAA
- the prmC gene encoding peptide chain release factor N(5)-glutamine methyltransferase: MPHVQSIREAFAEASSFLDKSGCNEPQRSSQLLLEHVLGVSGAAYYMALADPFPAALKDAWEAAVRRRAAGEPVQYIIGEQEFYGRAFEVTPDVLIPRPETELLVEAILKYGAELWPDGLVPSAGDAHGARPLAAVDIGAGSGAISVTLAAEAPAWRVCAGDISPGALAVAARNALRHGAAVDLRLGDLLEPFAGMETDILVSNPPYIPGGDIAGLQREVRDHEPRTALDGGDDGLDPYRRMMEQLPLLPAAPRLVGFELGQGQAGDVAALLRAAGHWTEIVTIDDLAGIPRHVLGIAR, from the coding sequence TTTGCGGAGGCTTCTTCTTTTTTGGACAAAAGCGGGTGCAACGAGCCGCAGCGCAGCAGCCAGCTGCTGCTGGAGCATGTGCTGGGCGTAAGCGGAGCCGCTTATTATATGGCGCTGGCTGACCCTTTTCCCGCGGCGCTCAAGGACGCCTGGGAAGCTGCAGTCCGCCGGCGGGCAGCTGGTGAGCCGGTGCAGTATATCATCGGCGAGCAGGAGTTTTACGGACGGGCGTTCGAGGTAACGCCGGACGTGCTGATTCCGCGGCCGGAGACGGAGCTGCTCGTCGAGGCTATTCTCAAGTACGGTGCGGAGCTGTGGCCGGACGGGCTCGTCCCGTCCGCTGGCGACGCACACGGCGCAAGGCCGCTGGCCGCCGTCGACATCGGCGCCGGCAGCGGAGCCATCTCCGTCACGCTGGCGGCCGAAGCGCCGGCGTGGCGGGTCTGCGCCGGCGACATCTCGCCAGGCGCACTGGCCGTGGCCGCGCGCAATGCCTTGCGGCATGGCGCGGCTGTGGACCTGCGGCTCGGCGATCTGCTCGAGCCGTTTGCGGGGATGGAGACGGATATCCTCGTCTCCAACCCGCCGTACATCCCCGGCGGTGACATCGCCGGGCTGCAGCGCGAGGTGCGCGACCATGAGCCGCGCACTGCACTGGACGGCGGCGACGACGGGCTGGACCCGTACCGCCGCATGATGGAGCAGCTGCCGCTGCTGCCGGCAGCCCCGCGCCTGGTCGGCTTTGAGCTCGGCCAGGGACAGGCCGGCGATGTGGCCGCGCTGCTGCGCGCGGCGGGCCACTGGACCGAGATCGTCACCATCGACGATCTCGCCGGCATCCCCCGCCACGTGTTGGGCATCGCGCGCTAA